The following is a genomic window from Butyricimonas faecihominis.
GTGGGTTTTGTGATCCTTTCCGGGGTGGTGTTGTCATTTTTCTCGGCTTGGTTCTCGGTACGTCGTTATTTGCGGCGGGATTTGAATGATTTATACGTGTAAATAAAAATATATGGCAAGAATTTTAAACGAAAAGAAAGACGGTTTTCCTATACCGAAGGATAATTACAAGATGATCCTGATCGGTTTCGGGATCGTTATAGTGGGTTTCCTCTTGATGATGGGAGGGGGAGCGGATTCGCCCGATACATTTAATTATGACATTTTTAGTTTTCGCCGGATCACGTTAGCGCCTATCGTGGTGTTATTCGGTTTCGGTTTCGTTTTCTGGGGTATCATGCGAAAACCCAAAACGAAGGGAGAGGAGAAAAATTAAATATTAATGTAATTGAATATTGACGTGCGTGCATTCTCAATTTTCAATTCTCAATTTTCAATTCATAGATGGAGTGGTTTGAGGCATTGGTGCTTGGTATCATCCAAGGGCTTACAGAATTTTTGCCGGTGAGTAGTTCCGGGCATTTACAGATTTTTAGCGCTCTTTTCGGGTTAGAAGGAGAGGAGAATTTAACGTTTGCCGTGGCGGTTCACGCCGCGACGGTTTGTAGTACGATCGTGATTTTATGGAAGGAAGTGTCCGTGTTGTTCAAGGGCTTTTTCACGTTCAAGTATAATGACGAGATGGCCTACGTGCTAAAGATATTTCTTTCCATGATACCGGTGGCTATCGTGGGATTCTGTTTCAAGGATTACGTGGAGGCGTTATTTGGTTCGGGATTGACGGTCGTGGGGTGTATGTTGCTGGTAACGGCGGTGTTGTTGTCGTTCGCTTATTACGCTAAACCCCGGGTGAAAGAAAAAATCTCGTATCGGGACGCGTTCGTGATCGGGTTGGCGCAAGCGTGTGCCGTGTTACCCGGTTTGTCTCGTTCCGGTTCGACTATTGCTACCGGGATTTTGTTGGGTAACAAGAAGGAGGCGGTGGCCAAGTTCTCTTTTTTGATGGTATTGATTCCTATTCTGGGGGAGGCTTTTCTGGATCTGATGAAAGGCGGGTTCTCGGCAGAGGCAAGCGGTATTTCGACCG
Proteins encoded in this region:
- a CDS encoding undecaprenyl-diphosphate phosphatase, which codes for MEWFEALVLGIIQGLTEFLPVSSSGHLQIFSALFGLEGEENLTFAVAVHAATVCSTIVILWKEVSVLFKGFFTFKYNDEMAYVLKIFLSMIPVAIVGFCFKDYVEALFGSGLTVVGCMLLVTAVLLSFAYYAKPRVKEKISYRDAFVIGLAQACAVLPGLSRSGSTIATGILLGNKKEAVAKFSFLMVLIPILGEAFLDLMKGGFSAEASGISTVSLLVGFAAAFISGCIACRWMINIVKKGKLIWFALYCAIAGVLTIVLG
- a CDS encoding DUF3098 domain-containing protein, which translates into the protein MARILNEKKDGFPIPKDNYKMILIGFGIVIVGFLLMMGGGADSPDTFNYDIFSFRRITLAPIVVLFGFGFVFWGIMRKPKTKGEEKN